One region of Thunnus albacares chromosome 8, fThuAlb1.1, whole genome shotgun sequence genomic DNA includes:
- the rad54b gene encoding fibrinogen silencer-binding protein isoform X3: protein MVGKARSSNFTLSEKLDLLKLVRPHIRILEEHTNKHAVIVDKNKCWDTVAEQYNALGGDRPHRTAQGLRTLYKRLKESAKQEVMQRRHAQPEYRASISEPTRRIMEMIPHLFHHVPIHEKDQALRRLIYSKHNSPIEPPGSSSSLAGLQDYSAAVPNIPHEVVQLDPEDDVKPPPDLPILSTHVGPGLEAGQEEEGEQDLGSVHNYEASLSPAPSSVNIPLSTSPLPLRHDLYPNDIYPHHQPDRYRPLHLAKEEHELVLANHRKVAIYLEEKREGLKRKQELEEELLRAKIKVEKLKAARLRHGLPIPL, encoded by the exons ATGGTGGGTAAAGCTCGCTCCTCCAACTTCACCCTCTCTGAGAAGCTGGACCTGTTGAAGCTGGTCCGTCCTCACATCCGCATCCTGGAggagcacacaaacaaacatgccgTCATCGTGGACAAGAACAAGTGCTGGGACACTGTGGCTGAGCAGTACAACGCATTAGGAGGGGACAGACCCCACCGGACCGCTCAGGGCCTCAGGACCCTCTACAAGAGGCTGAAGGAATCagccaaacaggaagtgatgcagcGGAGACACGCCCAGCCAGAGTACAGAGCGAGCATCTCCGAGCCAACCAGGAGAATTATGGAGATGATCCCTCACCTGTTTCACCATGTGCCCATTCACGAAAAGGACCAGGCACTACGCAG ATTAATATACAGCAAGCACAATTCTCCCATCGAACCTCCTGGCAGCAGCTCATCTCTGGCTGGACTCCAGGACTACTCAGCAGCTGTCCCAAATATTCCACATGAGGTGGTCCAGCTGGACCCTGAAGATGATGTCAAACCGCCGCCAGATCTTCCCATCCTCTCCACGCATGTAGGGCCAGGGCTGGAGGCGggccaggaggaggagggggagcagGACTTGGGTAGTGTCCACAATTACGAAGCATCCCTATCGCCCGCCCCTTCCTCTGTTAACATCCCTCTCTCCACCTCGCCGCTGCCGTTACGCCACGACCTCTACCCTAACGACATCTACCCTCACCACCAGCCCGACAGGTATCGCCCTCTGCACCTGGCCAAAGAGGAGCACGAGTTGGTGCTAGCCAATCACAGAAAAGTTGCCATATACttggaggagaagagggaggggcTGAAGAGGAAGCAGGAACTGGAGGAGGAACTTCTGAGAGCCAAGATCAAAGTGGAGAAACTAAAGGCTGCCCGACTCAGACACGGACTGCCAATTCCTCTATAA
- the rad54b gene encoding fibrinogen silencer-binding protein isoform X2: MASSSVFLSSMVGKARSSNFTLSEKLDLLKLVRPHIRILEEHTNKHAVIVDKNKCWDTVAEQYNALGGDRPHRTAQGLRTLYKRLKESAKQEVMQRRHAQPEYRASISEPTRRIMEMIPHLFHHVPIHEKDQALRRLIYSKHNSPIEPPGSSSSLAGLQDYSAAVPNIPHEVVQLDPEDDVKPPPDLPILSTHVGPGLEAGQEEEGEQDLGSVHNYEASLSPAPSSVNIPLSTSPLPLRHDLYPNDIYPHHQPDRYRPLHLAKEEHELVLANHRKVAIYLEEKREGLKRKQELEEELLRAKIKVEKLKAARLRHGLPIPL; this comes from the exons ATGGCGTCcagctctgtgtttctgtccagtATGGTGGGTAAAGCTCGCTCCTCCAACTTCACCCTCTCTGAGAAGCTGGACCTGTTGAAGCTGGTCCGTCCTCACATCCGCATCCTGGAggagcacacaaacaaacatgccgTCATCGTGGACAAGAACAAGTGCTGGGACACTGTGGCTGAGCAGTACAACGCATTAGGAGGGGACAGACCCCACCGGACCGCTCAGGGCCTCAGGACCCTCTACAAGAGGCTGAAGGAATCagccaaacaggaagtgatgcagcGGAGACACGCCCAGCCAGAGTACAGAGCGAGCATCTCCGAGCCAACCAGGAGAATTATGGAGATGATCCCTCACCTGTTTCACCATGTGCCCATTCACGAAAAGGACCAGGCACTACGCAG ATTAATATACAGCAAGCACAATTCTCCCATCGAACCTCCTGGCAGCAGCTCATCTCTGGCTGGACTCCAGGACTACTCAGCAGCTGTCCCAAATATTCCACATGAGGTGGTCCAGCTGGACCCTGAAGATGATGTCAAACCGCCGCCAGATCTTCCCATCCTCTCCACGCATGTAGGGCCAGGGCTGGAGGCGggccaggaggaggagggggagcagGACTTGGGTAGTGTCCACAATTACGAAGCATCCCTATCGCCCGCCCCTTCCTCTGTTAACATCCCTCTCTCCACCTCGCCGCTGCCGTTACGCCACGACCTCTACCCTAACGACATCTACCCTCACCACCAGCCCGACAGGTATCGCCCTCTGCACCTGGCCAAAGAGGAGCACGAGTTGGTGCTAGCCAATCACAGAAAAGTTGCCATATACttggaggagaagagggaggggcTGAAGAGGAAGCAGGAACTGGAGGAGGAACTTCTGAGAGCCAAGATCAAAGTGGAGAAACTAAAGGCTGCCCGACTCAGACACGGACTGCCAATTCCTCTATAA